Within Spinacia oleracea cultivar Varoflay chromosome 4, BTI_SOV_V1, whole genome shotgun sequence, the genomic segment cccgaccaaattaggttaattccgctgctaattatgctttaataattgaattagaggtcggggcgttacaatgCCGATATTTTTTTATCTGATAACAACGGTCCCGAAAAATAGGACAAACTTTCCTTTTTGAAGTTGTTTAGAAAGTTTGTTGATATCTTATTTTGTTATCTTAATTAGACATTAGACTTCTTTCATCCTACTTGCAGTGTCATGTTTGTGTgacatattttattttatttttaaatattgtaTCAGTTATATTGCTAATTAATTGCTGCTTCTGATTGCCAAAGGGTTTTTTAAGGTCTTCTAGAACATCTTAAATTGTTCTCATGATATATATGAAGTTCAAAACTTAAGGTCTAACAATTCGGAAAAGTTCAAAACTTGCTTAATTGATCTTTATCACAATTGCTAACTTAAGGTCTAGAATTCCTGAGTGTTGCTGTTACGAACTATTGTTTAttgatattgttattattacacCTATCCTGCTCAAGCTCTTCATTTTTATAGCTCCATAGTCCATCATTCTGACTTGTTTGCTTGAATATTGTCCATTTAGGAAATCAAGTCAACCATCTGAAGCATAAGGAATAATTAAAGATCAATATGGATTAGTAAGCTAAATATTTTGTGTTATATGACTTTTATTGTATCCCGGGTTATGGCTTTAGTTGTTTAGTTAGCCAAAAGGGAAGGATAATTGCTTCGCGAAAAGGAGGAGGTGAAAATGCTAGCACGTGCACACATTTTTAAGTAGGTATGCTGTCATATTTCAGAATTTGGTATTCTGAATATGAACAGATGATGTTGGTTCTCTTGAAGTTGCTTAATATTGTGTTTCACATTTTTATATGATGAGTTTAATCTTAATGCCTAAATCCTCGTTCTGAGAAAATTTGAACTtcgttcattttctttttcgcAAAAAGCAGTATAGTTAAAGTTCATCATTTTTGTTGCTTATCAATTAGGGGTATGAAGAAGCAAAAAGGCTTGTTGAGGAGGACAGATCTATTGCTCGTTCTTAAATAGAAAATGCTAGAGCAATTATTCAACGTGTAAAAGAAGTCACTCTGGAACACGAGCAAATGTCTCGAGCTTCAGGAAAGCAGGTTGATAATGGAATTGGTTTCGATGCTTTAAACTCCCCCCTCCCTCCTATTGTATGTAACTTTGGGTTGAGGGGTCCTCGCATTTATCCAACTTAGTTGTGATCTCACACCTTCATTTCTTTGTCATTGTTAACTCTTTCCACAAATTGGCACTGACATTGGGTATTTCCATTGCTTATTCTGTTGGTATTTAGCCTTGTCACTCTTACACGAGCAATCAACATATTAAGCAAAGCAATACAAGCAGCAGCAACTTCAAGCACACAGTGGACAGCTCAGCAACTTCTAGAAGCAATGACTAACTGATTCCCCTAGAAATAAGGAAGGTAGTTAGAGTTGTTAGAGTTGTTAGTTGCTGATTTATTTAGGCAATAAACTAACAGTGATGAGCTGTACATTTAGAGAGTTTTGATTGGTTGAAACACCTCATAGAAGTTAGCATTCAGATTGTATAAATATACTTCTGGCTGTAATTATTCTCATTCATTCAATGAAATAGAAATTTCTATTCTACTTAGCATTTTTCTCTCAAATTCTCTCGAATAGTTTTCATCCAAAGAGGTGAAAactgacatggtatcagagcaagatCTTTAGATCCTGCCAAATTGTTTCCGCAAATATCTTCATCtatattcttcttcttcttcattacTTGATCAATTGATCAAGTTGCTCtcatttttcgaattttttgaTTCTGTTTTCAGCAGCTGAAATTCTGTAGAATTTTATTCTGTGATCTTCAAAATGCCTACTGATGTTGATCCTTCACTCAATCCAAATTCAGCTTACTATCTCAGCAATAATGATTTTAATACTTCAAAATTGGCCAATATAGTGTTTGATGGTAAGAGTTTCAATGACTGGAAAAGGTCTATGATGATAGCATTGTCTGCTAGAAACAAATTGTTCTTTGTTGATGGAACATTGGATCAACCAGCAACAAACTCAGAAAATTTTAGAATCTGGAACAGGTGCAACGATATGGTAATCTCTTGGATGTTAGGATCTCTTGAAGTTTCAATTGCAAGAAGTGTTCTGTATCTCAAAACAGCAAGAGATATCTGGTTAGATCTTGAAGAAAGATTTTGTCTATCATCTGGTCCACAATTGTTCTCAGTTCAGCAGAAACTATGTGATTTGGATCAAGATGATGATGAGCAAATCTCAGGATTTTTCACTAAGATCAAACTTCTTTGGGATCAACTAGATGGTTTGGATCCTTTACCATCTTGTGTGTGCACTGGCTGTAATTGTACTTTCACACAGAAACTTCTGAAGTCTCAACAGAATCAAAGGTTGATTCAGTTTTTGATGAAACTGAATGAAAAGTATGATCACTCTAAGAGCACTATTCTCATGATGAGTCCACTTCCAACAATCTCAAAAGCATATGGATTATTGCTTCAAGAAGAACAACAGAAAGAAGTCAACAGCAACATAAATCACAACTTGGAATCTACTGTGTTCACTGCAAGAAAGTTCACTGATAATAGACCATACAAATCTAACTATGGTTCCAGTTCTGGCATACAAAATGCAGGTGGAAATCAGCCAAGAAACTTCACTTACAGTAGAAACAATTTATACTGTGAGCATTGCAGAATGAAGAATCACACTGTTGATAAATGTTGGAAGTTACATGGCTATCCTAAGGATTTTAAAGGCAAAGGCAAAAGAGTAGCAGTAGCTGCTCAGCTAGAGGAATTTACTGAAAAGGAAAGTCCAACTGAGGGAGATACAGGAGTTGTTCATGCCACCTTTACAGAAGAACAATACAATAAGCTTTTAAGCTTGCTTAACACTTAGAAAGTTGCTAACCAAGCTGAACATTCTAGTTCTGGTTCTCTTGGCTtggcaactactactcaattgagaGGTACATTCTGTCTCTTTTCTAAATTCAAAACTAAGTGGATCCTAGATAGTGGTGCAAGTGATCACATGTGTTCAGATAAAAGCATGTTCAGTAAACTAGAATCTGTTGATGATAAACAACACACCATTACAATTCGTGATGGAACTGAATTACAGGTAACACACAGAGGCATAATTGATCTAGGGAATAATATAACACTTAGGAATGTGTTGTATGTACCAGGTTTTCAGTTCAATCTGATTAGTGTCTCTCACCTGTGCAATGATATCCAGTGTTCAGTTTTATTCACACATAATGAATGCTTTGCGCACGAACTTTCCAGGAACAAGCATATTCTGCTTGGTAGATTGGACAAAGGCCTGCATTGTTTGAATGAATAATTGTTGGCATCTGATAGCAGTACAATATCAAACAACTATGCTCTTTCCATCATGGCATCTGAGGTTGAAGAATCTAAACTTTGGCATCTTAGACTAGGACACATTTCTTttggcaaaataaagaatattaAAGGCATTGATGTCAAAGGTTGCTTAGCTGAATGTTTTTGTCAGATTTGTCCATTAGCTAAGCAAACAAGGTTTCCTTTCTCTACTAGCACTATTAAGTCAGTACAGCCCTTTGACCTGTTACATATAGATGTATGGGGACCTTATTCTGTACATGATTCTTCTAGATGCAATCAGTTTCTAACAATTGTGGATGATTACACTAGAATGACTTGGACTCATTTAATGAGGAATAAAACAGATTCTGTCAAGATTATGACTGATTTCTTACTGTATGTTGAGAATCAATTTGGTTTTACAGTCAAAGCAGTTAGATCAGACAATGCACCTGACTTGACAGAAGGTGCAATGAAGGAATTATTCCTTAGCAAGGGGATTCTACAATAGAAAAGTTGTAGCCACACACCTCAGCAAAATGGTGTGGTTGAAAGAAAGCATAAACATCTCCTTGAGACTGCAAGAGCTTTGTTCTTTCAATCTAAGCTACCTGATAAGTATTGGAGTGATTGCATTTTAACTGCAACTTTTCTGATTAACAGAATGCCTTTAAAAAGTATCCAGTTCAGTACACCATATGAGAAGCTGTTCAAACAACCACCTGATTTGTCTCACTTGAAAGTTTTTGGATGCCTATGCTATATTACTACTTCTAAGGTCAACATTTTTAAGTTTGATCCAAGAGCAGATCCATGTGTTCTACTTGGATATCCTCCCAGTCAGAAAGCTTATAAAGTTCTCAATCTTAGCACAAAGAAATCAGTAATTTCCAGGGATGTTGTGTTCCATGAACACCATTTTCCTTTCCATTTCTCACCTGATCCATCAGTTGCTTACTCTAATCAATTCTTTTTACCAATAATCACTCCTTACTCTTCAGACTTGcctgatgtttcatctcgggattTTGATTCCACCAGTTCCACAACTACAACTACAACTCCCTTGTCTATTCCTGTCATTAATTCACCCACATCTACAAATTCTTCTCCTAAATCACCTGTCACTTCATCTACTCCACCAACTTCTCCACCAGCACCTAGAAAACTACCAGAACTATCAAACCACCCTCTTATTTCAATGACTATGTTTGTCACAAACCTCCAAAGCACTGGTGCAACCTTGTGGCGTATGACAAATTGCCAGATCACCACAAACTTCTCATTGCTGCACATATGGAACTGGTTGAACCTACTACATACTCTGAAGCTGCTACAAATTCTAAATGGATTGATGCAATGGATAAGGAAATCAATGCATTACAACATAACAAAACCTGGGATTATGTCCTGTTGCCTAAAGGTAAAAAGGCTATTGGGTGCAAATGGGTCTACAGGATCAAAAAGAATGCAGATGGATTAGTTGAAAGATACAAGGCCAGATTAGTTGCTAAGGGATTCACACAAAAATATGGTATTGACTACCATGAAACATTTTCTCCTGTTGTCAAGATGGCTACTGTGAGATGCCTTATTAGTCTTGCTGCCATCAAACAATGGAAACTCTTCCAATTAGACATTAAATAATGCCTTCCTTCATGGCACTCTTGAAGAAGAGGTATACATGAAGGTACCTGAAGGTGTTACAGCTCCAAATGGTTATGTATGTAAGCTAAACAAATCTCTCTATAGCCTTAAACAAGCTTAAAGGTAATGGTTTGCTAGGCTTCACTGTGAGCTCAAATCACAAGGCTACATACAATCAAAGAGTGACTATTCTCTTTTCATCAAACATGACTCTACAGACATCACAGTGGTGGTtgtctatgttgatgatatcatCATCACTGGCTCTAATGAAGCTACAATAACTGCTCTTAAACAACACCTTCACCATACTTTCAGTATCAAGGATCTAGGGATTCTAAActtttttcttgggattgaaGTTAGTCAAACCTCTGATGGATATATTCTAACACATAAGAAGTATACAAAGGAACTTCTTCATGATTGTGAATGGGATTTATCTAAACCTACTGCCACTCCTTTTCCTCTCAACATGAAGTTGACAACTGATGGTGAACAATATCACAATGCAGAATTGTATAGATGCTATGTGAGAAAGTTGAACTTTCTCACTCACACCAGACTTGACATCTCTTTTGCTGTTCAATCTTTAAGTCAGGTCATGCACTCCCCTACCTTACAGCATGTTGAAGCACTCACTCACTTTAAGATATATCAAAGGGACTACTGGCCAAGGAATTCTATTGAGAGCTACAGATCAGCTCACCCTTCAAGCATATTCTGACTCTGATTGGGCTTCTTGTCCAACTACAAGACGATCTGTTACTGGTTACATTCTTCTGTTGGGAAACTCTCCTATAAGTTGGAAGTCTAAAAAGCAATCTACCATCTCCAAGAGCTCTTCTGAAGCAGAGTATAGAGCCATGTCACAGGCTGCAGGAGAGGTTACATGGGTTGTCAGGTTACTAGAAGAACTTGGTGTTCACAATCTTAAACCAGTAGAGCTTCACTGTGACAACCAATCAGCAATTCATATTGCAACTAATCCAATATTTCATGAACGAACTAAACATATTGAGGTGGATTGCCATTTCACAAGGGACAAGATCCTAGAGGGTCTAATTCAGTTAAGTTATTTGCCTACTCAAAATAAATTGGCTGATATATTCACAAAGATCCTACCAAGTTCTCAACACATAAACTTATCTACCAAACTTGGCATGATCAATGTCTCTCCCATGCCCagtttgaggggggggggggggggggggttggtaTTCAGCCTTGTCACTCTTACACGAGCAATCAACATATTAAGCAAAGCAATACAAGTAGCAGCAACTTCAAGCACACAGTGGACAGCTCAGCAACTTCTAGAAGCAATGACTAACTGATTTTCCCCTGGAAATAAGGAAGGTAGTTAGAGCTGTTA encodes:
- the LOC130472030 gene encoding uncharacterized protein; translation: MPTDVDPSLNPNSAYYLSNNDFNTSKLANIVFDGKSFNDWKRSMMIALSARNKLFFVDGTLDQPATNSENFRIWNRCNDMVISWMLGSLEVSIARSVLYLKTARDIWLDLEERFCLSSGPQLFSVQQKLCDLDQDDDEQISGFFTKIKLLWDQLDGLDPLPSCVCTGCNCTFTQKLLKSQQNQRLIQFLMKLNEKYDHSKSTILMMSPLPTISKAYGLLLQEEQQKEVNSNINHNLESTVFTARKFTDNRPYKSNYGSSSGIQNAGGNQPRNFTYSRNNLYCEHCRMKNHTVDKCWKLHGYPKDFKGKGKRVAVAAQLEEFTEKESPTEGDTGVVHATFTEEQYNKLLSLLNT